A genomic segment from Dasypus novemcinctus isolate mDasNov1 chromosome X, mDasNov1.1.hap2, whole genome shotgun sequence encodes:
- the SLC25A53 gene encoding solute carrier family 25 member 53 — MGEKNHSLRMELQPRTRAEVPGKKSWHPQAYALGAVSNFMSTFLTFPIYKVVFRQQIHAMAVSEAVRQLWHEGPKYFYRGIYPPLLSKTLQGTLLFGTYDSLLGLLSPVGPHSLGHRWAAGLMSGVVEAVVLSPFERVQNVLQDGRKQARFPSTFSILKEFNSYGLWGRLSLGYYRGFWPVLMRNSLGSALYFSFKDPIQNGLAEQGLPHWVPALVSGSVNGTITCLVLYPLIVLVANMQSHVGWQSMPSLWASVQDVWYSRGRKVLLIYRGGSLVILRSSVTWGITTAIHDFLQRKSPSRKELKD; from the coding sequence ATGGGGGAGAAGAATCACTCTCTCCGGATGGAGCTTCAGCCAAGGACACGAGCAGAGGTTCCAGGAAAGAAAAGCTGGCACCCTCAGGCCTATGCCCTTGGGGCCGTTTCCAACTTTATGTCTACTTTTCTGACCTTTCCTATCTATAAGGTTGTCTTCCGACAACAGATCCATGCTATGGCAGTGTCAGAGGCTGTGAGACAGCTTTGGCATGAAGGTCCTAAATACTTCTACCGGGGAATCTATCCCCCTCTTCTTTCCAAGACATTACAAGGTACTCTACTGTTTGGGACTTACGATAGCCTGCTGGGCTTGCTCTCCCCTGTTGGGCCACACTCTCTGGGACACCGCTGGGCTGCAGGGCTCATGTCTGGTGTGGTGGAGGCTGTGGTGCTCAGCCCTTTTGAAAGGGTGCAAAATGTGCTCCAGGATGGTCGCAAGCAAGCCCGCTTCCCCAGTACCTTCAGCATTCTCAAGGAATTCAACTCTTATGGGCTTTGGGGGCGGCTGTCACTGGGCTACTATCGTGGTTTCTGGCCTGTCCTCATGAGGAACAGCCTTGGGAGTGCTCTATACTTCTCCTTCAAGGACCCTATCCAGAATGGCTTGGCAGAGCAAGGCCTGCCCCACTGGGTTCCTGCCTTGGTGTCTGGTAGTGTCAATGGAACAATCACCTGCCTAGTTCTATATCCTCTGATTGTGCTGGTTGCCAATATGCAGTCGCATGTTGGCTGGCAGAGCATGCCAAGCCTGTGGGCCTCTGTCCAAGATGTGTGGTACTCTCGGGGCCGAAAGGTGCTCCTGATCTACCGTGGAGGTTCCCTGGTCATCCTAAGGTCCAGCGTGACATGGGGCATCACCACTGCTATACATGACTTCCTACAGAGGAAGTCTCCCTCCAGGAAAGAGCTGAAAGACTGA
- the ZCCHC18 gene encoding LOW QUALITY PROTEIN: zinc finger CCHC domain-containing protein 18 (The sequence of the model RefSeq protein was modified relative to this genomic sequence to represent the inferred CDS: inserted 2 bases in 1 codon; deleted 2 bases in 1 codon; substituted 2 bases at 2 genomic stop codons) produces the protein MSNPFSLFPRQAVKADSCVADCRAGDHCRSWQALFAHVGNSRQGNAPLLPWAHSMLRSLGRSLGPLIGNMTGKNMKLFSGKVVPVQGEETFENWLIQVSGILPDXNMSEEEKLKCLMKTLRGPAWDIMXLLPAANPTLSVADFLQAMKLVFAESESSVTAHGKFFNTLQVQGEKTSLNVICLEVQLQNAIQAGIIPEKDANQTRLHQLLLGAELTRNLHFRLKDLLGMYANEQGQLPSFLEVIRMITEEEDWDGNFIKRKRPTRSERGASPVAFQDPLMTAMGSADCNVIEIDDSXGCDPGEILGPSTFILEPPPPPTPTRCRARPQDHMLLIDSLRSSWAQSPSTSAGSGYKQDGLGNKYRARKQKYTIHCSYCSEEGHSKDTCDNESNQAQVFENLLITLQELIKAKEEGSKEAPGCK, from the exons ATGTCCaatcccttttccctttttccgCGGCAGGCCGTCAAAGCCGACTCCTGCGTGGCCGATTGCAGAGCTG GTGATCATTGTCGATCATGGCAAGCATTATTTGCACATGTGGGTAACAGCAGGCAGGGAAATGCACCCTTGCTGCCTTGGGCCCATTCCATGCTGAGGTCCCTGGGGAGGAGTCTTGGTCCTTTAATAGGCAACATGACTGGGAAAAACATGAAGTTGTTTTCCGGGAAGGTAGTGCCAGTCCAGGGGGAAGAAACCTTTGAAAACTGGCTGATCCAAGTCAGTGGGATCCTGCCAGATTGAAATATGTCTGAGGAGGAAAAGCTCAAGTGCTTGATGAAAACTCTTAGGGGCCCTGCCTGGGACATCATGTGATTGCTTCCGGCAGCCAACCCCACCTTAAGTGTGGCTGATTTCTTGCAGGCAATGAAATTGGTGTTTGCGGAGTCTGAAAGCAGTGTGACTGCCcatggtaaa ttttttaacaccttGCAGGTTCAGGGGGAGAAAACTTCCCTTAATGTGATCTGTTTAGAGGTGCAGCTCCAGAATGCTATTCAGGCTGGGATTATACCTGAGAAAGATGCAAACCAGACTCGCCTGCACCAGCTCCTTTTAGGGGCTGAACTGACTAGGAACCTGCACTTCAGGCTTAAGGATCTTCTCGGGATGTATGCAAATGAGCAGGGGCAGCTTCCCAGTTTCCTGGAGGTAATCAGGATGATAACAGAGGAAGAGGATTGGGATGGCAATTTTATTAAACGGAAGCGACCCACAAGATCAGAGAGAGGGGCCAGCCCTGTGGCATTTCAGGACCCCCTGATGACAGCCATGGGCAGTGCTGACTGCAATGTGATAGAGATAGATGACTC AGGATGTGATCCTGGTGAGATCTTGGGACCCTCTACTTTCATCCTcgaaccccccccaccccccacccccacccgatGCAGGGCCAGACCCCAGGATCATATGCTGCTCATTGATTCCCTCAGAAGTTCCTGGGCCCAATCTCCTTCCACCAGTGCTGGTTCTGGATATAAGCAAGATGGTCTTGGGAATAAGTATAGAGCCAGGAAGCAAAAATACACAATCCACTGTTCATACTGTAGTGAGGAGGGCCACTCCAAAGACACCTGTGACAATGAGAGCAACCAGGCCCAGGTGTTTGAGAATCTGCTTATCACTCTGCAGGAACTGATTAAAGCAAAGGAGGAAGGGTCAAAAGAGGCCCCTGGCTGTAAATGA